The genomic stretch GCCTTGGCACTGCGCTTCAGCGTCCCGAACTGGATGCGCAGCTGCAACTGGTGTTGCGCGGCGGCACTCTTGAGCGCGCACCGGAAGATTTGAGCATCGAGGTCGACGGCGAGTCGCGACTGCTGACCTACAGCCTGACCCCGGTCAGCCACACCCAGGGGCATATCCTCGGCGCGGTGATGGTGCTGCATGACGTCACCGAACAGCGGGCCTTCGAGCGGGTGCGCAGCGAATTCGTGTTGCGTGCATCACACGAACTGCGCACGCCGGTGACCGGCATGCACATGGCGTTCGGGCTGTTTCGTGAGCGGGCGAAGTTTCCGGCGGAATCCCGGGAGTCCGATCTGCTCGACACCGTCAATGAAGAGATGCAGCGCTTGATGCAGCTGATCAACGATCTGCTGAATTTTTCGCGCTATCAGAGCGGCCTGCAGAAACTCGCGCTGGCGCCGTGCTCCATCGAGGATTTGCTGGCCCAGGCGCAATCGCGTTTTGCCGACTCGGCAGCGCAGAAGGGCGTTGCATTGAACATTGAGGTGCAAGGCCCGCTACCGCGTTTGCAGGCTGACCAGGCCCAACTGGATCGAGTCCTGGACAACCTCATCGACAACGCGTTGCGCCATACCGCCCGCGACGGCCTGATCCGTTTGCAGGCGCGCCGGCATGGCGAGCGGGTGATCATCAGCGTCGAGGACAATGGCGAAGGTATTGCCTATGGCCAGCAAGGGCGGATCTTCGAACCGTTCGTTCAGGTCGGGCGCAAGAAGGGCGGGGCCGGGCTCGGGCTGGCGCTGTGCAAGGAAATCGTCCAGTTGCACGGCGGGCGGATGGGTGTCTATTCGCGACCGGGGCAGGGCACGCAGTTCTACATGGCGCTGGCGGTCTAGGCCTCGTCATCCATCCGGCGGCCGGCGAGACGCCGTCCTCGGGTGATCAGCTCGATGAATTGCACGGCGCTCAAGGCGTGAGCGAACAGCCAGCCCTGGCCGAACTTCACGCCTTCGCTGCTGAGCAGCGCCGCCTGGGACTCATACTCGATCCCTTCGGCGATCACTTTCAGATCCAGTGCCTGGGCCATGTGAATGATGTGCGGCGCCACGCCGCTGCTGGCGGCGTCATGGCCGAGCGCATCGATGAACGCCTTGTCGATTTTCAGGCAATCCACCGGCAGGGTTTGCAGGTAGGCGAGGCTGCAATAGCCGGTGCCGAAATCGTCGATCAGCACCTGATGGCCGACATCGCGCAGCGCTTGCAGGTTTTCCCGGGCCACCACCACATCGATCAGGCCGCGCTCGGTCACTTCAAAGGCGATCTGCCGTGCCGCCACCCGGTGCAGCGTCAACAGCCGCGCCATGACCTGGCCGATACGCGGCACCATCACGTCGCACGCCGCCAGGTTCACCGAGATGTACAACTGCGGATTGGCCCGCAGTAATTGGCCCAGTTGTTCCAGCAGGCGCTGGAGGACGAAGTCGGTCATCTGGCGGATCTGCCCGGTGTTTTCCGCCATCGGGATAAACAGGTCGGGACTGGTCAGCGTGCCGTCCGGCCGGCGCCAGCGCAGCAAGGCTTCGGCGCCGACGCAGTTACGGCTGTCGAGGTCAAAGATCGGTTGATACAGCACCTGCAATTCGCCGCGGCGGATCGCGCCGTGCAGTTCGGCATCCAGTGATTGATGCTGACGCACCAGCCAGAACACGGTGAGCCCGACCAGCACGCCCAGCAGCAGACAGACCGGCACCATCCACCACCAAAGCTCGGGGATGTGCATGCCGGTGCGCGGGGTAATCAGCACCAACTGGTATTCCGGGTTGTCGGTGGGCATGCGATAGATCAGATGGCTCTGGGTGACTTGCAGGGCGTCCAGACTCTTTGGAGGCCATGGCTCGGTGGGCGGCCATGTCTGTGGCACGCCGAGCACGGGAATCGCCCGGCTGCCATGGTCCAGCACCACCAGCAGGCTGCTGCCGGGGGACAGGTCGACCATGTCGGTCAGGTGCCCGCGTGAGGTGGCCACGCGAAAGTTGCCGCGCCCGAGCATCAGCGCCGCGCGATTTTCATCGGGTTCGGTGGTGGTGTTCAGCCAGTAGCTGTAGGTCGGGCCCTTGATGTCGGGCGGGCGCACGACCGACAGGCCTTCCTGACGCGGGCGGTTGGAGCAGATCCGCGAGGCGTCCATATAGGCAGCTTCATAGACGAAGCGATAGTTGAAGGTCACTTGCTGCAGCGTGGCGATCATCTCGTCGTCGCAGCTGCGCAGGGGCTGGGCCTCGAGGTCGTCGAGGCTTTCACGCAACTGGCCGAACAACTGTTCCAGTCGGGCCAGGAAGCGCTCGCCCTGGGCGTTCATTTCCTGGCTTTCGCTTTGTTCGACCTGATGCACGGCCACGAACAACCCGCCGGTGATCAGCAGACTCGCACTGAGGACAGCCGCCAGCATCGCCAGAAACCAGGGGCGATAAAACCAGCTACGCAGCGTCTCTCGGGTAGCAACCATCATGGAT from Pseudomonas allokribbensis encodes the following:
- a CDS encoding EAL domain-containing protein, producing the protein MMVATRETLRSWFYRPWFLAMLAAVLSASLLITGGLFVAVHQVEQSESQEMNAQGERFLARLEQLFGQLRESLDDLEAQPLRSCDDEMIATLQQVTFNYRFVYEAAYMDASRICSNRPRQEGLSVVRPPDIKGPTYSYWLNTTTEPDENRAALMLGRGNFRVATSRGHLTDMVDLSPGSSLLVVLDHGSRAIPVLGVPQTWPPTEPWPPKSLDALQVTQSHLIYRMPTDNPEYQLVLITPRTGMHIPELWWWMVPVCLLLGVLVGLTVFWLVRQHQSLDAELHGAIRRGELQVLYQPIFDLDSRNCVGAEALLRWRRPDGTLTSPDLFIPMAENTGQIRQMTDFVLQRLLEQLGQLLRANPQLYISVNLAACDVMVPRIGQVMARLLTLHRVAARQIAFEVTERGLIDVVVARENLQALRDVGHQVLIDDFGTGYCSLAYLQTLPVDCLKIDKAFIDALGHDAASSGVAPHIIHMAQALDLKVIAEGIEYESQAALLSSEGVKFGQGWLFAHALSAVQFIELITRGRRLAGRRMDDEA